The following coding sequences are from one Triticum aestivum cultivar Chinese Spring chromosome 5A, IWGSC CS RefSeq v2.1, whole genome shotgun sequence window:
- the LOC123108391 gene encoding uncharacterized protein translates to MELGGNLSQPFMHSEQSPILSGGADYFEGDREDDDHATNIYGFSQTVFHTPPPPPTQETQTVTDEVNYGRGYREPRPPPQRLSPSGPRPRKTQTRRRPPQ, encoded by the exons ATGGAACTAG GCGGCAACCTGTCGCAACCGTTCATGCATTCAGAGCAGTCACCCATCCTTAGTGGTGGTGCTGATTACTTTGAGGGCGACCGCGAGGATGATGACCATGCTACAAACATTTATGGCTTCTCgcagacagtgtttcacactccaccaccaccaccgacgcaGGAGACACAGACCGTGACAGACGAGGTTAACTATGGTCGTGGTTATCGCGAGCCTCGTCCACCGCCTCAGCGCTTATCGCCTTCCGGTCCTCGCCCGAGGAAGACCCAGACTCGTCGCCGTCCCCCGCAGTGA